A genome region from Coffea arabica cultivar ET-39 chromosome 7e, Coffea Arabica ET-39 HiFi, whole genome shotgun sequence includes the following:
- the LOC140011343 gene encoding uncharacterized protein: MPLDPQTFYQTTAEPVVPEHTVQTKPEVGESSAPVDMKLLKRLDRFDEFIKKSQGLSKQGVLDYDDLCLFPNVQLPVGFKTPKFNKYDGTGNPKTHLRLFANKLGRPVDDENLPLRLFPESLEGDALDWYSNLKPEEIAAKVEPPMTEDEIVRTFIKAHDPPHFEEIFRMTGCSFAAIVNKLEEYDDFVRVGKIVNVSVLKSQVEALQGQGSSGKKPQFKKKERELKAAGKIGTTPPPTYPYGIYAGYNPQAVCAYHSGAPEHSTVDCKALKHRIQDMIEAGEIVIRKKEAQGPNINRNPLPEHTNTIGVILDDAEYEEQVQKLAREAEVFGVTDQPFVIEMPFEEDKRPFILDLIPAESEVLEPVVIEFPEQEPVLSLQRVPWNYDEPVIQIGEKSVAKEEVSVVTRSGRIASPFGATVPIQTNNPELPAKPTITEKEALDFLKRLQRSEYNVIEKLSKSPAQISMLDLLFSSDMHRDALLEVLTKAQIPKDISVANFSHMVGSVLFTKQITFSDDELPAEGIGHKRLCT; this comes from the exons ATGCCTCTGGATCCACAAACTTTTTATCAGACTACCGCAGAGCCTGTTGTGCCAGAGCacactgttcaaaccaagccagaagtGGGAGAGTCGTCTGCCCCGGTGGATATGAAGCTACTTAAGCGGTTGGATCGTTTCGATGAGTTCATCAAgaaaagccaaggtttaagcaaacaaggggTGTTAGACTACGATGATCTGTGCCTGTTTCCAAATGTACAGCTGCCCGTAGGGTTCAAGACCCCGAAGTTCAATAAATATGATGGTACAGGCAACCCTAAGACACACTTGCgtttgtttgccaacaagttgggcagaCCAGTGGATGACGAAAACTTGCCATTAAGGTTATTTCCAGAGAGTCTAGAAGGAGACGCCCTCGATTGGTATTCCAACTTAAAGCCAGAGGAG atagcCGCCAAGGTTGAGCCTCCGATGACCGAAGATGAAATTGTTCGCACTTTCATAAAGGCGCATGATCCTCCACACTTTGAAGAAATCTTCCGTATGACCGGGTGTTCATTTGCTGCGATTGTGAATAAACTCGAAGagtatgatgattttgtgaGAGTCGGAAAAATTGTTAACGTCTCTGTCCTAAAATCACAAGTAGAAGCTTTGCAAGGGCAAGGGAGCAGTGGAAAGAAGCCgcagtttaaaaagaaagagagggag TTGAAGGCCGCCGGAAAAATTGGCACGACGCCCCCTCCGACCTATCCATATGGCATATACGCTGGGTATAACCCACAAGccgtctgtgcttatcattcaggggcacCCGAACATTCAACTGTTGATTGCAAGGCTCTTAAGCatagaattcaagatatgattgaagCCGGAGAGATTGTAATCAGGAAAAAGGAGGCACAAGGGCCGAATATAAATAGGAACCCCTTGCCGGAACACACTAATACCATTGGGGTCATTCTGGACGACGCAGAGTATGAGGAGCAAGTCCAAAAATTGGCAAGGGAAGCTGAGgtgtttggggtcacagaccaaccATTTGTAATAGAGATGCCATTTGAGGAGGATAAAAGGccttttattttggatctcATTCCAGCTGAGAGCGAGGTTTTGGAGCCAGTGGTCATCGAATTCCCAGAGCAGGAGCCTGTTTTAAGTTTGCAGCGAGTGCCATGGAACTACGATGAACCTGTCATACAAATTGGAGAAAAGTCAGTTGCCAAGGAAGAGGTGTCAGTGGTCACTAGATCAGGGAGGATTGCAAGTCCGTTTGGAGCTACCGTTCCGATTCAAACAAATAACCCCGAGCTGCCCGCTAAACCAACAATTACCGAGAAGGAAGCCTTGGATTTTCTTAAAAGGCTCCAAAGAAGCGAATATAATGTAATCGAGAAGCTAAGCAAGTCGCCCGCCCAAATATCCATGTTGGATCTGCTCTTTTCTTCGGATATGCATAGGGATGCGTTGCTCGAAGTGTTGACTAAAGCTCAAATCCCTAAGGACATTTCGGTTGCTAATTTCTCACATATGGTTGGGAGTGtgttatttacaaaacaaatcactttctctGATGATGAATTACCGGCagaaggcattggacataaAAGGCTCTGTACATAG